One Aliidongia dinghuensis DNA segment encodes these proteins:
- a CDS encoding helix-turn-helix domain-containing protein yields the protein MPGVDVHRKSLAEQLRLEDAPAIVARVLRKGEIGVIEVRNDNPEFAQSGSLPFEDAYVVALMLRDYPIHRYWEDGRAAPPGSFQAGQIGICDLKRDPKFLMDKPFHALNFHLSRAVFDAIADDMHAPRIGELDYKPGVSIEDKIIRDLGTMLLGSFSHPERVSPMFLEHITLAAAAHVAHTYGGMRPAAPRAKGGLAPWQLRRSTELLATHLDGSVALKSAADACGLSISHFTRAFRASTGLPPYQWLMHRRIEAAKDHLLQRRRSLSEIALAAGFADQSHFTNAFTRIVGISPGAWQRTVQE from the coding sequence ATGCCCGGAGTTGACGTTCATAGAAAGAGCCTGGCCGAGCAGCTTCGGCTGGAGGACGCGCCGGCGATCGTCGCCCGCGTCCTGCGCAAGGGGGAGATCGGCGTCATCGAGGTCCGCAATGACAATCCGGAGTTTGCGCAAAGCGGCTCGCTCCCGTTCGAGGATGCGTATGTGGTCGCCCTGATGCTGCGAGACTATCCCATACACCGCTATTGGGAAGATGGGCGGGCAGCGCCGCCCGGTTCGTTCCAGGCGGGCCAGATCGGCATATGCGACCTGAAGCGCGACCCGAAGTTCCTGATGGATAAGCCTTTCCACGCGCTGAATTTTCACCTGTCGCGCGCCGTCTTCGACGCGATTGCGGATGACATGCACGCGCCGCGCATCGGCGAACTGGACTATAAGCCGGGCGTCAGCATCGAAGACAAGATCATCCGGGATCTCGGAACCATGCTTCTTGGCAGCTTCTCGCACCCGGAACGGGTGAGCCCGATGTTTCTCGAGCACATCACTCTGGCCGCCGCCGCCCACGTGGCGCACACCTATGGCGGCATGCGGCCGGCCGCACCGCGCGCGAAGGGCGGTCTGGCACCATGGCAGCTGCGCCGGAGCACCGAGCTGCTCGCGACACATCTCGACGGTTCGGTCGCGCTCAAATCGGCGGCCGACGCGTGCGGCTTGTCGATCAGTCACTTCACCCGGGCATTCCGCGCCTCGACCGGCCTCCCTCCTTACCAATGGCTAATGCACCGGCGGATCGAGGCAGCCAAGGACCATTTGCTGCAGCGGCGCCGTTCGCTTTCCGAGATCGCGCTCGCCGCCGGCTTTGCCGACCAAAGCCACTTCACCAACGCTTTCACCCGGATCGTCGGCATCAGTCCCGGCGCCTGGCAACGCACCGTCCAGGAGTGA
- a CDS encoding MucR family transcriptional regulator, whose product MAVGTNLTELTVVIVACFVSNNRLAVDELPTLISATHAALRNIDAGCAGPEGHEQPAVPVAESVAHDYLICLNDGRKLRALKRYLWRKYALSPEQYRKKWGLPDDYPMVAPAYSELRTNIAKQQVAGSRSRT is encoded by the coding sequence ATGGCGGTCGGAACGAACTTGACGGAACTGACCGTCGTAATCGTCGCCTGTTTCGTCTCCAACAATCGGCTGGCGGTGGACGAACTGCCCACGTTGATCTCGGCCACGCACGCGGCGCTGCGCAATATCGATGCTGGGTGCGCAGGCCCGGAGGGGCACGAGCAGCCGGCGGTGCCCGTGGCCGAGTCGGTGGCGCACGACTATCTCATCTGCCTGAACGACGGACGGAAGCTCCGTGCGCTCAAGCGCTATCTTTGGCGGAAATACGCGCTGTCACCCGAGCAATACCGAAAGAAATGGGGGCTGCCGGACGACTATCCGATGGTGGCGCCTGCCTATTCAGAACTTCGCACGAACATTGCGAAGCAACAGGTGGCCGGATCCCGCTCGCGCACGTGA
- a CDS encoding 3-hydroxyacyl-CoA dehydrogenase NAD-binding domain-containing protein, whose amino-acid sequence MARAINKVAIIGSGVIGASWAALFLAKGLDVVATDVAPAAEASLKAFIAAAWPALTRLGLAPGASQDRLSFTTELDVALADADLVQENGPERIAFKQDLYRHLDQVLAPDVIIASSSSGLTMSDIQSACEHHPERCVIGHPFNPPHLVPLVEIVGGSKTSAETIERAMAFYTGLGKRAIHVRKEVPGHVANRLAAALFREVVHLVSEGVVSVGDVDAAVSWGPGLRWGIMGPALLYHLGGGAGGIEHFFDQFTGPLTAWWKVLGTPEITPEVRAKIIEGVHEEVKNRSLPELEAYRDEILLGLLELRKKKG is encoded by the coding sequence ATGGCGAGAGCAATCAACAAAGTCGCAATCATCGGCTCGGGCGTGATCGGCGCGAGCTGGGCGGCCTTGTTTCTGGCGAAAGGCTTGGACGTCGTGGCGACAGATGTCGCGCCGGCCGCCGAGGCATCGCTCAAGGCTTTCATCGCGGCCGCGTGGCCGGCGCTCACCCGGCTCGGACTGGCGCCAGGCGCATCGCAAGATCGCCTGTCCTTCACGACCGAGCTGGACGTGGCTCTCGCCGACGCCGACCTGGTCCAGGAAAATGGGCCGGAACGGATCGCCTTCAAGCAGGACCTCTACCGCCACCTGGACCAGGTGCTGGCGCCGGACGTCATCATCGCCTCGAGTTCCTCGGGGCTGACGATGAGTGACATCCAATCCGCCTGCGAGCATCACCCGGAGCGGTGCGTCATCGGCCATCCGTTCAACCCACCGCATCTCGTGCCGCTGGTCGAGATCGTCGGCGGATCGAAGACCTCGGCGGAAACCATCGAACGGGCGATGGCGTTCTACACGGGCCTGGGCAAGCGGGCGATCCACGTGCGGAAGGAAGTGCCGGGACACGTCGCCAATCGACTGGCGGCGGCGCTGTTCCGAGAGGTCGTCCATCTCGTTTCCGAAGGCGTCGTCAGCGTCGGCGACGTCGATGCCGCCGTGTCCTGGGGGCCAGGGCTTCGCTGGGGCATCATGGGGCCGGCCCTGCTCTACCACCTGGGCGGCGGCGCCGGCGGCATCGAGCACTTTTTCGATCAGTTCACCGGTCCGCTGACCGCATGGTGGAAGGTGCTCGGCACGCCAGAGATCACGCCCGAGGTCCGAGCAAAGATCATCGAGGGCGTCCACGAGGAGGTCAAAAATCGTTCGCTCCCCGAGTTGGAGGCCTACCGCGACGAGATCCTGCTCGGGCTGCTCGAGCTGCGAAAGAAGAAGGGCTGA
- a CDS encoding enoyl-CoA hydratase-related protein, with product MPTTVPPPDFQAITYVKRGAVAAITLNRPTVLNALNQATIVELTAAFTDARDDDGIRGVILTGAGGKAFAAGADISELATATPVSANEQTRLGQELTLLIETLGKPVVAAVNGLALGGGCELAMACHLRLAAPDARFGQPEIKLGLIPGFGGTQRLARLIGRAPAIQLILTGETISAADAYRLGLINEVVPADQLLSRAEEILSHIGRSAPLAVRYALQAITEGLNVTVREGMALEGALFAVCASSEDMREGTSAFLEKRPAAFKGR from the coding sequence ATGCCGACAACCGTCCCACCACCGGATTTCCAGGCAATCACCTATGTGAAGCGTGGCGCGGTCGCCGCCATCACGCTCAACCGTCCGACGGTGCTGAACGCGCTCAACCAGGCGACGATCGTCGAACTCACCGCTGCCTTCACGGATGCGCGCGACGACGACGGGATCCGCGGCGTGATTCTCACCGGCGCGGGCGGAAAGGCGTTTGCCGCCGGCGCCGACATCTCCGAACTTGCCACCGCGACGCCCGTGAGTGCCAACGAACAGACGCGGCTCGGCCAAGAGCTGACTCTCCTGATCGAGACTCTCGGCAAGCCGGTGGTCGCCGCGGTGAACGGGCTGGCCCTCGGCGGCGGGTGCGAGTTGGCGATGGCCTGCCACCTCCGGCTGGCCGCGCCGGACGCCCGGTTCGGCCAGCCGGAGATCAAGCTCGGCCTGATTCCCGGGTTCGGCGGCACCCAGCGTCTTGCCCGTCTGATCGGCAGGGCCCCGGCGATCCAGCTGATCCTGACCGGAGAGACGATCTCGGCGGCCGACGCCTATCGCCTCGGCCTCATTAACGAGGTCGTCCCCGCCGATCAGTTGCTGAGCCGTGCCGAGGAAATCCTCAGCCACATCGGCCGGAGCGCGCCGCTTGCGGTGCGCTACGCGCTGCAGGCGATCACCGAAGGTCTCAACGTGACCGTCCGAGAGGGCATGGCGCTGGAGGGGGCTCTCTTTGCCGTCTGCGCCAGTTCCGAGGATATGCGCGAGGGCACCTCGGCCTTCCTCGAAAAGCGGCCGGCCGCCTTCAAGGGCCGCTGA
- a CDS encoding acyl-CoA dehydrogenase family protein, whose amino-acid sequence MTSAEPSPSPVKPLPVADGDFYLVSQTLSPEDNALRLKVRAFMEAEVQPIIADFWERDEFPFELLPKIGALGIMGLPYQGYGCPGRTTILTGFVMMEMARVDASLSTFFGVHTGLAMGSIHACGSEEQKRKWLPPMAALEKVGSFGLTEPLVGSGASGGLLTTAKRDGDTWTLNGEKKWIGNATWGDLTIIWARDVDDGQVKGFIVENQTPGFKVEKIQHKMALRVVQNGHITLTDCKVSEADRLANANSFADTARVLRMTRASVAWESVGCATGAYEHALRYAQTRQQFGRPIAKFQLVQDLLFKMLGNITSTQSLCLRLSQLQDQGVMRDEHASLAKGICTTRMRETVGWARELLGANGILLDQHIGRFVADAEALYSYEGTREMNALIVGKAITGFSAFV is encoded by the coding sequence ATGACCAGCGCAGAACCATCACCCAGCCCTGTGAAGCCGCTTCCGGTGGCGGATGGCGACTTTTACCTGGTCAGCCAGACGCTTTCGCCGGAGGACAACGCCCTCCGCCTGAAGGTCCGTGCCTTCATGGAAGCGGAGGTCCAGCCGATCATCGCGGACTTCTGGGAACGGGACGAGTTTCCGTTCGAGCTGCTGCCGAAGATCGGCGCCCTCGGCATCATGGGATTGCCGTACCAGGGCTACGGCTGCCCCGGACGCACGACGATCTTGACGGGATTCGTGATGATGGAGATGGCGCGGGTGGATGCCTCGCTCTCCACGTTCTTCGGCGTCCACACCGGCCTGGCGATGGGCTCGATCCATGCCTGCGGATCGGAGGAGCAGAAGCGCAAATGGCTTCCCCCGATGGCGGCGTTGGAGAAGGTCGGCTCCTTCGGCCTGACGGAGCCCCTGGTCGGTTCGGGCGCCTCCGGGGGCCTCCTGACCACCGCGAAGCGCGACGGCGATACGTGGACGCTGAACGGCGAGAAGAAATGGATCGGCAACGCGACCTGGGGCGATCTGACGATCATCTGGGCGCGTGACGTCGACGACGGGCAGGTCAAAGGGTTCATCGTCGAGAACCAGACCCCGGGTTTCAAGGTCGAGAAGATCCAGCACAAGATGGCGCTGCGCGTGGTGCAGAACGGTCACATCACGCTGACCGACTGCAAGGTCAGCGAGGCCGACCGCCTGGCGAACGCGAACTCGTTCGCCGATACCGCCCGTGTGCTCCGCATGACGCGGGCGAGCGTGGCCTGGGAGTCGGTCGGATGCGCCACCGGCGCCTACGAGCACGCGCTCCGCTACGCCCAGACGCGCCAGCAGTTCGGCCGGCCGATCGCGAAGTTCCAGCTCGTGCAGGACCTGCTCTTCAAGATGCTGGGCAACATCACCTCCACCCAGTCTCTGTGCCTTCGGCTGTCGCAGCTCCAGGACCAGGGCGTGATGCGTGACGAGCACGCCTCGCTCGCCAAAGGCATTTGCACGACCCGCATGCGAGAGACCGTCGGCTGGGCGCGCGAGCTTCTGGGGGCCAACGGCATCCTGCTCGACCAGCACATCGGGCGGTTCGTCGCCGACGCCGAGGCCCTCTATTCCTACGAGGGCACCCGCGAGATGAACGCACTCATCGTCGGCAAGGCGATCACCGGCTTCAGCGCCTTCGTCTGA
- the mnmA gene encoding tRNA 2-thiouridine(34) synthase MnmA has protein sequence MATPLDSSLSRTVAGRIVVGMSGGVDSAVTAAVLAEQGHDVIGVTLQLYDHGMTVGKKGACCAGQDIYDAARVAEQLGIPHYVLDYESRFRQSVIDDFADTYMAGETPIPCVRCNQTVKFTDLMRVAQDLGADALATGHYVRRIGGPNGAELHRGSDPSRDQSYFLFATTREQLEFLRFPLGLQTKTETRAIAERLGLAVADKPDSQDICFVPEGSYASLVAKLRPGALTPGEIVDLAGNVLGRHDGIINFTVGQRRGLALGGHADRLFVIRLEPDRARVVVGPREALATSLVHLGEMNWLDAAAETAEGRPVLVKLRSAQPPVPARLTATGPDTAELVLEAAAPTGVAPGQAGVIYDGDRVLGGGWIKRNRSAADAQLVAIEHA, from the coding sequence ATGGCCACGCCGCTCGACAGCAGCCTGAGCCGCACCGTCGCTGGCCGCATCGTCGTCGGCATGTCCGGCGGCGTCGACAGCGCGGTGACCGCGGCCGTGCTGGCGGAGCAGGGGCACGACGTCATCGGCGTGACGCTGCAGCTCTACGACCACGGCATGACGGTCGGCAAGAAGGGCGCCTGCTGTGCCGGCCAGGACATCTACGATGCCGCGCGCGTCGCCGAGCAGCTCGGCATCCCGCACTATGTGCTGGATTATGAATCGCGCTTCCGCCAGTCGGTGATCGACGATTTCGCCGACACGTACATGGCCGGCGAGACGCCGATCCCCTGCGTGCGCTGCAACCAGACGGTCAAGTTCACCGACCTGATGCGGGTGGCGCAGGACCTGGGCGCCGACGCGCTCGCGACCGGCCATTACGTCCGCCGGATCGGGGGGCCGAACGGGGCAGAGCTGCATCGCGGCAGCGATCCCTCGCGCGACCAGAGCTATTTTCTGTTTGCGACGACGCGGGAGCAGCTCGAATTCCTGCGCTTTCCCCTGGGTCTGCAGACCAAGACCGAGACGCGCGCCATCGCCGAGCGCCTGGGCCTCGCCGTCGCCGACAAGCCCGATAGCCAGGACATCTGCTTCGTGCCCGAAGGCTCGTACGCGAGCCTGGTGGCGAAGCTTCGGCCGGGCGCCTTGACGCCGGGCGAGATCGTCGATCTCGCTGGCAATGTGCTGGGCCGGCACGACGGTATTATCAATTTCACGGTCGGTCAGCGCCGCGGCCTCGCCCTCGGCGGCCATGCCGACCGGCTGTTCGTGATCCGGCTCGAGCCCGACCGGGCGCGCGTGGTCGTGGGCCCGCGCGAGGCGCTTGCCACCAGCCTCGTGCACCTGGGCGAGATGAACTGGCTCGATGCCGCAGCCGAGACGGCCGAGGGCCGGCCGGTGCTGGTCAAGTTGCGCTCGGCCCAGCCGCCAGTGCCGGCGCGGCTGACGGCGACCGGCCCGGACACGGCGGAGCTGGTGCTGGAGGCGGCAGCGCCGACCGGCGTGGCGCCGGGTCAGGCCGGCGTCATCTATGACGGCGACCGGGTTTTGGGCGGCGGCTGGATCAAGCGCAACCGCTCTGCAGCGGATGCGCAGCTCGTCGCTATCGAGCATGCTTGA
- a CDS encoding CaiB/BaiF CoA transferase family protein, with amino-acid sequence MSAESNIFSGLKVVDFASFIAGPAAATILSDFGAEVIKVEPPGAGDPYRYFTKLPPNPVSEVNYAWQLTNRNKRSLALNLKAPEARKVVERLARWADVVVVNFPPRVKAGLGLNYESLAPLNPRLIYADITGYGSRGPEADEPGFDITAYWARSGLMEVTHDAGSPPTVPIPGIGDHATATTLYAAIVTALFAREKTGKGTHVTTSLVANGIWAAGAWVEGALNGAHFFPQHDRKEPPNALLNPYQTSDNRWILIVCAQPKDWDGFIKAVGQAQLAADPRFADPHKRLENTAALVEMLDPVFASQPLAHWKQVLSAGRVIFGVVQNAMDIISDPQLEANEIVVPLEGAADPQARTVSSPIEVAGFPKARPQIAPRLGEHSDEVLKSLDFSAEAIARLRETGAVGGDTR; translated from the coding sequence ATGTCTGCCGAATCAAACATCTTCTCCGGCCTCAAGGTCGTCGATTTCGCGAGCTTCATCGCCGGGCCTGCTGCGGCGACCATCCTCTCGGATTTCGGTGCCGAGGTCATCAAGGTGGAGCCTCCGGGCGCCGGCGATCCGTACCGCTATTTCACCAAGCTTCCGCCGAATCCCGTGAGCGAAGTCAACTACGCCTGGCAGCTCACGAACCGGAACAAGCGCAGCCTCGCACTCAATCTCAAGGCGCCGGAAGCCAGAAAGGTCGTCGAGCGCCTGGCCCGCTGGGCCGACGTGGTCGTCGTCAACTTTCCGCCTCGCGTCAAGGCGGGGCTCGGTCTGAACTACGAGTCGTTGGCGCCGCTCAACCCGCGTCTGATTTACGCCGACATCACTGGCTACGGCAGCCGCGGGCCGGAGGCGGACGAGCCGGGCTTCGACATCACCGCCTATTGGGCGCGCTCCGGTCTGATGGAAGTGACCCATGACGCCGGAAGCCCGCCGACCGTGCCGATACCGGGGATCGGCGACCACGCGACGGCCACGACGCTCTACGCGGCGATCGTGACGGCACTCTTCGCGCGCGAGAAGACCGGCAAAGGCACCCACGTCACGACCTCTCTGGTCGCCAATGGCATCTGGGCCGCTGGCGCCTGGGTCGAAGGGGCGCTCAACGGCGCGCATTTCTTTCCGCAGCACGACCGAAAGGAGCCGCCTAACGCCCTGCTGAACCCGTATCAGACCTCCGATAACCGCTGGATCCTGATCGTCTGCGCACAACCCAAGGACTGGGACGGATTCATCAAGGCCGTCGGCCAGGCCCAGTTGGCGGCAGATCCGCGCTTCGCCGATCCCCACAAGCGGCTTGAGAACACGGCCGCCCTTGTGGAAATGCTCGATCCGGTATTCGCCAGCCAGCCGCTCGCCCACTGGAAGCAGGTGCTGAGCGCCGGTCGCGTGATCTTCGGGGTCGTGCAGAATGCCATGGACATCATCAGCGACCCGCAGCTGGAAGCGAACGAGATCGTCGTTCCGCTGGAGGGCGCTGCCGATCCACAGGCGCGGACCGTCAGCAGCCCAATCGAGGTCGCAGGCTTCCCCAAGGCGAGGCCGCAGATCGCTCCCCGCCTCGGCGAGCACAGCGATGAAGTCCTGAAGAGCCTCGACTTCAGCGCAGAGGCCATCGCGCGGCTGCGTGAGACCGGTGCCGTTGGTGGCGACACTCGTTAG
- a CDS encoding LuxR C-terminal-related transcriptional regulator, translating into MLAQQMNEALGEIERIERQLDDVPPTVATRLHAAAQLVRAVGLAFQDDSLAALENALSTVRENGASQDDHVISTLCRLGYWQLGKLEAFHALPRHQSRARWSRSHAFSAMVDLSIEAAVALDHLQVSTAKRLASDALAVAAATKAPPGLAAIPACLSAQLLYEEGHLEEASAIVRDRIPAINAEGAAECAVRAYWLGARVARLKGQYDHAAIVLREAALLGERRGWPRLVAACALERISLLLDAGRTKEARLSVENLDRYAGAHPTGFGYSRTEIVRYSTLAHCRVSWAEAPSREAAAAFRRLYHRTIDRRSLYAGCRLAVELAGMLASIGETEEADALFFRAIKSGAGAGLHQIFLEKGGPLLQRAYDRAEASGSADCGVLPLIGSLLSCWNARHSTGRPNARISNVLTEREYEILGRIGQGMANKQIARVLQISPETVKFHIKRIFLKLAVNTRGEAVSQAKSLGLL; encoded by the coding sequence GTGCTGGCCCAGCAGATGAACGAGGCGCTTGGCGAGATCGAGCGGATCGAGCGGCAACTCGACGACGTTCCACCCACGGTCGCCACGCGGCTTCATGCGGCAGCACAGCTGGTGCGGGCGGTCGGCCTCGCGTTCCAGGACGACAGCCTCGCTGCTCTCGAAAATGCTCTATCGACTGTAAGGGAAAATGGTGCGAGCCAAGACGATCACGTGATTTCAACGCTCTGCCGGCTAGGGTACTGGCAGCTCGGCAAACTCGAGGCGTTCCATGCGCTGCCGAGGCACCAGTCCCGCGCCCGATGGTCACGGTCTCATGCGTTTTCCGCCATGGTCGATCTGTCGATCGAAGCGGCCGTCGCGCTCGATCACCTGCAGGTATCGACCGCTAAGCGGCTGGCGTCCGACGCCTTAGCCGTTGCGGCGGCCACGAAGGCGCCGCCCGGTCTGGCAGCCATTCCGGCATGTCTTTCGGCGCAACTCCTGTACGAGGAAGGCCATCTCGAAGAAGCCAGCGCGATCGTCCGTGACCGGATACCCGCGATAAACGCGGAGGGCGCGGCCGAGTGTGCGGTGCGGGCGTATTGGCTCGGTGCCCGCGTGGCTCGGCTGAAGGGGCAATACGATCATGCTGCCATCGTGCTGCGCGAGGCCGCGCTCCTGGGTGAACGCCGCGGGTGGCCGAGGCTCGTCGCAGCGTGCGCCCTGGAGCGCATATCGCTGCTGCTCGATGCGGGCCGGACGAAGGAAGCCCGACTGAGCGTCGAGAATCTCGATCGCTACGCGGGCGCACACCCTACAGGATTCGGGTATTCTCGAACCGAAATCGTGCGCTACTCCACGCTCGCCCACTGTCGCGTATCATGGGCCGAGGCTCCTTCGCGGGAGGCCGCGGCGGCATTTCGGCGCCTCTATCATCGCACCATCGACCGGCGGAGCCTCTATGCCGGGTGCCGGCTCGCCGTCGAGCTGGCCGGCATGCTGGCGTCGATCGGTGAGACCGAAGAAGCGGATGCGCTGTTCTTCCGAGCGATCAAATCGGGAGCGGGCGCAGGCCTGCACCAGATATTCCTCGAGAAGGGCGGCCCGCTTCTGCAGCGGGCCTACGACCGGGCGGAAGCCTCCGGTTCAGCGGATTGTGGCGTCCTGCCGTTGATCGGCAGCCTGCTCTCCTGCTGGAATGCCCGACATTCGACGGGCCGTCCCAACGCCAGGATCAGCAACGTGCTGACAGAGCGCGAGTACGAGATCCTCGGCCGCATCGGCCAGGGTATGGCCAACAAGCAAATCGCCCGAGTCCTTCAGATCTCGCCGGAAACGGTGAAATTCCACATCAAGCGAATTTTCCTGAAGCTTGCGGTCAACACGCGCGGCGAGGCGGTATCTCAAGCCAAGTCGTTAGGGCTATTATGA
- a CDS encoding 3-hydroxyacyl-CoA dehydrogenase gives MSAEITDHLLLLEARPPRMLSVSPSGDSVDVFIDNLGGTPDGIAIDYVNRHIYWTNMGADWSKNDGFIERADFDGSNRTTVIPEGATFTPKQMQIDAEAGLLYWCDREGLRVMRARTDGSDITVLVETGSTEADRADERLHCVGIALDREAGRMFWTQKGPPNAGKGRIFSAPLDLPAGVSPRNRTDVTLVFDNLPEPIDLEWDEASSTLYWTDRGHLPEGNTLNRSRIIDGIPGPHEILLSNLADGIGLALDVAHNRAFVSDLGGFVREASLDGTGSPQVVLSGRGLLTGIALWRPVAR, from the coding sequence ATGAGCGCCGAAATCACCGATCACCTTCTCCTGCTGGAGGCGCGGCCGCCGCGGATGCTGTCGGTCTCGCCCAGCGGCGACAGCGTTGACGTCTTCATCGACAATCTCGGCGGGACGCCCGACGGCATCGCGATCGATTACGTCAACCGGCACATCTATTGGACCAACATGGGCGCGGACTGGTCCAAAAACGACGGCTTCATCGAGCGCGCCGATTTTGACGGGAGCAATCGGACGACCGTCATCCCCGAAGGCGCCACCTTCACGCCCAAGCAGATGCAGATCGATGCCGAGGCCGGGCTGCTATACTGGTGCGACCGCGAGGGCCTGCGCGTGATGCGCGCCCGGACCGACGGGAGCGACATCACTGTCCTGGTCGAGACCGGATCGACCGAGGCGGACCGTGCCGATGAGCGGCTTCACTGCGTCGGCATCGCTCTCGATCGCGAGGCCGGACGCATGTTCTGGACGCAAAAGGGGCCACCCAACGCGGGCAAGGGCCGCATCTTCAGCGCGCCCCTCGACTTGCCTGCCGGCGTGTCGCCGCGCAATCGAACGGACGTCACGCTGGTCTTCGACAATCTCCCGGAGCCGATCGATCTGGAATGGGACGAGGCCAGCAGCACGCTGTACTGGACCGATCGCGGCCACCTGCCAGAGGGCAACACGCTCAACCGGAGCCGCATCATCGACGGAATCCCTGGCCCCCATGAGATCCTGCTCTCGAACCTCGCCGACGGGATCGGTCTGGCGCTCGATGTTGCTCACAACCGCGCCTTCGTCAGTGATCTCGGCGGTTTCGTCCGCGAGGCAAGCTTGGATGGTACGGGCAGTCCCCAGGTGGTGCTGTCGGGCCGAGGCTTGTTGACCGGCATCGCGCTTTGGCGTCCGGTCGCCCGCTGA